Proteins encoded within one genomic window of Cucumis sativus cultivar 9930 chromosome 3, Cucumber_9930_V3, whole genome shotgun sequence:
- the LOC101204315 gene encoding uncharacterized protein LOC101204315 isoform X2, with translation MATTQLKNGDDFRYLVVRPEKGGIRDVFRCWVWPDGDGARRFFESSDEGVFDAKVSESRWIVVVSILIRKIIAILGKPLEWTGNVVEFTLNLLSVNANLLGLLCNIVRGDVVVPRRGTETFISTVGLLDGRMDLLNEEKMLQGTTNFVSEERGLGLEMGNRNLVDLCVMASKLSYENEKVIQNIVLRYWKMHFVGFYNCWNDDWSTDFDYSWYEIPEVGKIHIGFLEALGLGNRKDTNSFNGHLQAKTSISSIASDVSHGSTSPFGHTKSTISKIDQNIEQFDEVTPEVEQLTAYYTVKLQLRRLLMEHKNAKFVVTGHSLGGALAILFPTVLVLHEEMEIMGRLLGVYTFGQPRVGNKQLGQFMEPYLVNPIPRYFRVVYCNDIVPRLPYDNKAFLFKHFGVCLYYDSLFTEHKVDEEPNKNFLGIRYLIPEYLNAFWELLRSLLMGYTHGPEYKEGWFCILARVIGLAFPGISAHSLTNYIDSVRLGKKSQSL, from the exons ATGGCTACTACCCAATTAAAAAATGGTGATGATTTCAGATACCTTGTTGTGCGCCCGGAGAAGGGTGGAATCAGGGACGTTTTCCGGTGCTGGGTTTGGCCGGATGGCGACGGTGCACGGAGATTCTTCGAGAGCTCCGATGAGGGTGTTTTTGATGCGAAGGTTTCGGAAAGCAGATGGATCGTTGTGGTATCAATTCTGATTCGAAAAATTATAGCGATTTTGGGGAAACCATTGGAGTGGACTGGCAATGTGGTGGAATTCACTCTCAATCTTCTGTCTGTGAATGCCAATCTTTTAGGATTGCTCTGCAATATCGTACGCG GAGATGTGGTAGTGCCACGGAGGGGCACTGAGACTTTTATCAGCACCGTTGGGCTTTTAGATGGGCGAATGGATCtattaaatgaagaaaaaatgctTCAAGGAACTACTAATTTTGTTTCTGAAGAAAGAGGCTTAGGACTTGAAATGGGCAATCGGAATCTAGTGGACCTTTGCGTCATGGCTTCAAAATTATCTTATGAGAATGAAAAGGTCATTCAAAATATCGTGCTTCGTTATTGGAAG ATGCATTTTGTGGGCTTCTACAATTGCTGGAATG ATGACTGGAGCACTGATTTTGACTACTCTTGGTACGAGATCCCAGAAGTCGGGAAAATTCACATAGGATTCTTAGAGGCTCTTGGTTTGGGCAACAGAAAAGACACCAATAGCTTCAACGGTCACCTTCAGGCAAAAACCAGTATTAGCTCCATTGCTTCAGATGTTTCTCATGGTAGTACAAGTCCATTTGGGCATACCAAATCAACAATCTCAAAGATTGATCAAAACATTGAACAGTTTGATGAAGTTACACCAGAAGTGGAGCAGTTGACTGCATACTACACGGTAAAACTTCAACTCAGGAGATTACTTATGGAGCATAAAAATGCAAAGTTTGTGGTCACTGGTCATAGTTTAGGCGGAGCACTTGCAATATTATTCCCTACAGTTCTGGTGCTGCACGAGGAAATGGAAATAATGGGTAGGCTATTGGGCGTATATACATTTGGGCAGCCCAGGGTTGGGAACAAGCAACTGGGGCAGTTCATGGAGCCCTATTTGGTAAATCCCATTCCAAGGTACTTCAGGGTTGTATACTGCAATGACATTGTACCAAGGTTGCCTTACGACAATAaagcttttttatttaagCATTTTGGAGTCTGTCTATACTACGACAGCCTATTCACTGAACAT AAAGTAGATGAGGAACCGAACAAGAATTTCCTCGGGATTAGATACCTGATACCGGAATATCTCAATGCTTTTTGGGAGCTGCTCAGAAGCTTGCTGATGGGCTACACACATGGACCTGAGTACAAGGAGGGATGGTTTTGCATATTGGCAAGGGTGATAGGACTGGCATTTCCTGGTATTTCTGCTCATAGCCTCACAAATTATATCGATTCTGTGAGGCTTGGCAAGAAGAGCCAATCCCTTTGA
- the LOC101204315 gene encoding uncharacterized protein LOC101204315 isoform X1 produces the protein MATTQLKNGDDFRYLVVRPEKGGIRDVFRCWVWPDGDGARRFFESSDEGVFDAKVSESRWIVVVSILIRKIIAILGKPLEWTGNVVEFTLNLLSVNANLLGLLCNIVRGDVVVPRRGTETFISTVGLLDGRMDLLNEEKMLQGTTNFVSEERGLGLEMGNRNLVDLCVMASKLSYENEKVIQNIVLRYWKMHFVGFYNCWNDFQKDNCTQVFILCNKPKDANLILISFRGTEPFDADDWSTDFDYSWYEIPEVGKIHIGFLEALGLGNRKDTNSFNGHLQAKTSISSIASDVSHGSTSPFGHTKSTISKIDQNIEQFDEVTPEVEQLTAYYTVKLQLRRLLMEHKNAKFVVTGHSLGGALAILFPTVLVLHEEMEIMGRLLGVYTFGQPRVGNKQLGQFMEPYLVNPIPRYFRVVYCNDIVPRLPYDNKAFLFKHFGVCLYYDSLFTEHKVDEEPNKNFLGIRYLIPEYLNAFWELLRSLLMGYTHGPEYKEGWFCILARVIGLAFPGISAHSLTNYIDSVRLGKKSQSL, from the exons ATGGCTACTACCCAATTAAAAAATGGTGATGATTTCAGATACCTTGTTGTGCGCCCGGAGAAGGGTGGAATCAGGGACGTTTTCCGGTGCTGGGTTTGGCCGGATGGCGACGGTGCACGGAGATTCTTCGAGAGCTCCGATGAGGGTGTTTTTGATGCGAAGGTTTCGGAAAGCAGATGGATCGTTGTGGTATCAATTCTGATTCGAAAAATTATAGCGATTTTGGGGAAACCATTGGAGTGGACTGGCAATGTGGTGGAATTCACTCTCAATCTTCTGTCTGTGAATGCCAATCTTTTAGGATTGCTCTGCAATATCGTACGCG GAGATGTGGTAGTGCCACGGAGGGGCACTGAGACTTTTATCAGCACCGTTGGGCTTTTAGATGGGCGAATGGATCtattaaatgaagaaaaaatgctTCAAGGAACTACTAATTTTGTTTCTGAAGAAAGAGGCTTAGGACTTGAAATGGGCAATCGGAATCTAGTGGACCTTTGCGTCATGGCTTCAAAATTATCTTATGAGAATGAAAAGGTCATTCAAAATATCGTGCTTCGTTATTGGAAG ATGCATTTTGTGGGCTTCTACAATTGCTGGAATG ATTTTCAAAAGGACAACTGTACTCAGGTGTTCATATTGTGCAATAAGCCTAAAGACGCGAATTTGATATTGATTAGCTTCAGAGGCACTGAACCCTTTGATGCAGATGACTGGAGCACTGATTTTGACTACTCTTGGTACGAGATCCCAGAAGTCGGGAAAATTCACATAGGATTCTTAGAGGCTCTTGGTTTGGGCAACAGAAAAGACACCAATAGCTTCAACGGTCACCTTCAGGCAAAAACCAGTATTAGCTCCATTGCTTCAGATGTTTCTCATGGTAGTACAAGTCCATTTGGGCATACCAAATCAACAATCTCAAAGATTGATCAAAACATTGAACAGTTTGATGAAGTTACACCAGAAGTGGAGCAGTTGACTGCATACTACACGGTAAAACTTCAACTCAGGAGATTACTTATGGAGCATAAAAATGCAAAGTTTGTGGTCACTGGTCATAGTTTAGGCGGAGCACTTGCAATATTATTCCCTACAGTTCTGGTGCTGCACGAGGAAATGGAAATAATGGGTAGGCTATTGGGCGTATATACATTTGGGCAGCCCAGGGTTGGGAACAAGCAACTGGGGCAGTTCATGGAGCCCTATTTGGTAAATCCCATTCCAAGGTACTTCAGGGTTGTATACTGCAATGACATTGTACCAAGGTTGCCTTACGACAATAaagcttttttatttaagCATTTTGGAGTCTGTCTATACTACGACAGCCTATTCACTGAACAT AAAGTAGATGAGGAACCGAACAAGAATTTCCTCGGGATTAGATACCTGATACCGGAATATCTCAATGCTTTTTGGGAGCTGCTCAGAAGCTTGCTGATGGGCTACACACATGGACCTGAGTACAAGGAGGGATGGTTTTGCATATTGGCAAGGGTGATAGGACTGGCATTTCCTGGTATTTCTGCTCATAGCCTCACAAATTATATCGATTCTGTGAGGCTTGGCAAGAAGAGCCAATCCCTTTGA